Proteins co-encoded in one Astyanax mexicanus isolate ESR-SI-001 chromosome 1, AstMex3_surface, whole genome shotgun sequence genomic window:
- the scn1ba gene encoding sodium channel, voltage-gated, type I, beta a isoform X1 — protein sequence MSAVQLLWASLVLGAMSALLSDGACVEVDSDTEAVVHGGFKLGCISCKMRGEVEASATVDWWFMAKGEEDFTHIYSYADMVGTVTDERFVDRLDWNGSKKTVDLQDGSIYILNVTFNDTGTYRCYFDRMLNFEHYEYRTNTTKFITINVVAKATRGMASILSEVMMYVSIIGLQLWLLVEMVYCYRKISAAGEEALRESAAEYLAITSESKDNCAGVAVAE from the exons CTCTGCTCAGCGACGGCGCCTGCGTGGAGGTGGACTCGGATACGGAGGCCGTGGTTCACGGCGGGTTTAAACTGGGCTGCATCTCCTGTAAGATGAGGGGGGAGGTGGAGGCCTCGGCTACGGTGGACTGGTGGTTCATGGCTAAAGGAGAGGAGGACTTCACCCAC ATCTACAGTTATGCGGACATGGTCGGCACGGTAACGGACGAGCGCTTCGTAGACCGTCTGGACTGGAACGGCAGTAAGAAGACAGTGGACCTGCAGGACGGATCCATCTACATCCTGAACGTCACCTTCAACGACACCGGAACCTACCGGTGCTACTTCGACCGCATGCTGAACTTCGAGCACTACGAGTACCGAACCAACACCACCAAGTTCATCACCATCAACGTCGTGGCCAAGG CGACGCGAGGGATGGCGTCGATCCTGTCGGAGGTGATGATGTACGTGTCTATCATCGGGCTGCAGCTGTGGTTACTGGTGGAGATGGTTTACTGTTACAGGAAGATCTCAGCCGCCGGAGaggaagccctgagagagagcgc GGCTGAGTATTTAGCTATAACCTCAGAGAGTAAAGATAACTGTGCAGGAGTCGCAGTGGCTGAATAA
- the scn1ba gene encoding sodium channel, voltage-gated, type I, beta a isoform X2: MSAVQLLWASLVLGAMSALLSDGACVEVDSDTEAVVHGGFKLGCISCKMRGEVEASATVDWWFMAKGEEDFTHIYSYADMVGTVTDERFVDRLDWNGSKKTVDLQDGSIYILNVTFNDTGTYRCYFDRMLNFEHYEYRTNTTKFITINVVAKATRGMASILSEVMMYVSIIGLQLWLLVEMVYCYRKISAAGEEALRESAAKTPLKLRP, from the exons CTCTGCTCAGCGACGGCGCCTGCGTGGAGGTGGACTCGGATACGGAGGCCGTGGTTCACGGCGGGTTTAAACTGGGCTGCATCTCCTGTAAGATGAGGGGGGAGGTGGAGGCCTCGGCTACGGTGGACTGGTGGTTCATGGCTAAAGGAGAGGAGGACTTCACCCAC ATCTACAGTTATGCGGACATGGTCGGCACGGTAACGGACGAGCGCTTCGTAGACCGTCTGGACTGGAACGGCAGTAAGAAGACAGTGGACCTGCAGGACGGATCCATCTACATCCTGAACGTCACCTTCAACGACACCGGAACCTACCGGTGCTACTTCGACCGCATGCTGAACTTCGAGCACTACGAGTACCGAACCAACACCACCAAGTTCATCACCATCAACGTCGTGGCCAAGG CGACGCGAGGGATGGCGTCGATCCTGTCGGAGGTGATGATGTACGTGTCTATCATCGGGCTGCAGCTGTGGTTACTGGTGGAGATGGTTTACTGTTACAGGAAGATCTCAGCCGCCGGAGaggaagccctgagagagagcgc GGCCAAAACCCCCCTCAAGCTCCGCCCCTAA